One region of Melitaea cinxia chromosome 29, ilMelCinx1.1, whole genome shotgun sequence genomic DNA includes:
- the LOC123667676 gene encoding uncharacterized protein LOC123667676 — MAFRKLVLCLGFVHMVAAKGSEAQIECTPEYMRVVVPMDGDRKLSYLNQLKDYTPCKPSFEENNLTFILDLLDYQKCAVTRILNKITGKRTYYHNIIIEDSSGGRETVSVRCVVSGKHAVARRAVEPFPLDFNEPDVLNITRYMESRAPEPILGAVVKQNGKQVSGEISVSPGTPLSMEIFLDNASMPVYGLLVNYMHVTDTGKQQEAIIFNGCAVDPYLFDNFVTTDGKNLTAKFRAFKFPDTSYVQFKGTVTVCLDKCQGVQCSSGVTAYGRRRRAVASRADANKVYEVSLTTIIKVERADGNTEEEDDLILLNLKGGNQLLGDKDGTPATVSETQDTKLIYVDELVQSLANTQTLSCLLLIISLVLNFYK, encoded by the exons GTTCTGAAGCGCAGATCGAGTGTACGCCGGAGTACATGCGGGTAGTGGTGCCCATGGACGGCGACAGGAAGCTGTCCTACCTCAACCAACTTAaag ACTACACGCCCTGCAAGCCCAGCTTCGAAGAGAACAACTTGACTTTCATCCTGGACCTCCTCGACTACCAGAAATGCGCCGTCACCAGAATACTGAACAAGATTACT GGTAAAAGAACCTACTACCACAATATCATAATAGAAGACTCGTCTGGTGGTCGGGAGACGGTGTCAGTCCGGTGCGTGGTGAGCGGCAAGCACGCGGTCGCGCGCCGTGCTGTCGAGCCGTTCCCGCTGGATTTTAATGAACCAGA tGTTTTGAACATAACGAGGTATATGGAGAGTCGCGCTCCTGAACCTATCCTCGGCGCTGTCGTCAAACAGAACGGCAAACA AGTCTCCGGAGAAATCTCCGTCAGCCCCGGAACACCGCTGTCCATGGAGATATTCCTGGACAACGCCTCGATGCCCGTGTACGGTCTGCTGGTCAACTACATGCACGTCACTGACACCGGCAAACAGCAGGAAGCTATTATATTTAACGG CTGCGCAGTGGATCCATATTTATTCGACAACTTCGTGACCACCGACGGTAAGAATCTGACCGCCAAGTTCAGAGCGTTCAAGTTCCCGGACACATCCTACGTGCAGTTCAAGGGTACTGTCACAGTCTGCCTCGACAAGTGTCAAGGG GTACAATGCTCGTCTGGAGTGACGGCGTACggtcggcggcggcgcgcggtgGCCAGCAGAGCGGACGCGAACAAAGTGTACGAAGTGTCTCTGACCACCATCATCAAGGTGGAGCGAGCTGATGGGAATACGGAGGAAG AGGATGACCTGATACTTTTGAACTTGAAAGGCGGCAACCAGCTCCTAGGAGACAAGGACGGTACCCCCGCAACAGTGTCCGAGACTCAAGACACCAAACTGATCTACGTAGACGAACTAGTTCAGAGTCTCGCCAACACACAGACACTCAGCTGTCTACTTCTAATTATTAGTTTAGTACTTAATTTTTACAAGTAG